In the Dictyostelium discoideum AX4 chromosome 6 chromosome, whole genome shotgun sequence genome, TTAGTGTTTTTAGTCAAGAGTTTGAAATATTTTGCTCTCCAAAGTTGGCAATCATTACTAAGTTTCTTATTCTCATCTGCAAATGAATTTAGTAAATATTTAGTTTGTTGATGAGCTTCTTTTTCATTCCTTAATTCTCTTTGCAATTGTTCAATTTGGTTACCATTAATTGATGCAGTTGGTGGTGATCCTGATAATCTCAATGGCTTATTAGATGGACTAtccttattattattattattattattgttgacGCCGCCAATAGGTTGTTGATTAATGTTGATACTTAATGGTCTATTATGGAATCCAGTATTTGGTGGTGTTGTAGGTTGTGGTGGTGCTGGTGGTGCcgttgatgttggtgttggtgaaaataaaattgatggtgtactattatttgatgatatttcaccactattgttattattattattattattattattattattattattattattattattattattattattattattattattttgttgttgttgttgattattatatgATGATACATTTCCACCGGTTACATTGAATAATGAATATGATCTTGGTGGGACTTGAGGTGcatttatattctttttaacTGAAAAATCACCAgaatatcttttatttgcaacatcttcaaataaagataaaagtGATTCAAATCTTTGTTTTGGTTCAGATAATTCCATTCCAaatttttaccaaaaaaaaaaaaaaaaaaaattttttttttttatctttttctatagccttttttttaccttttttttttttttttattttgttaataaaaactagaagagaaaagaaaataataaataagagttaataattgattttttttttttttttataataataataattataacaacaatcaaaaaaaaaaaaaaaaaaaaaaattaaaaaaaaaaaaaccaaaaaaaaaccaaaatcactcacaaaagaaaattttttttttgaaaaatgtgATTTGGGTGAtcaaaatttggaaaaaaaaaaaaaaaaaaaaaagaaaagaaaagaaaataaaaaataaaaaaaatgtttttatgtatattttatatagAAAACAGAAAATTAAGTAGAGTGAAAGAATTAAAggaacaaaataaaaaataaaataaaattttttttttgataaaacaaaaaaaaatagaaaaaaaaaataaaaaaataaaaaaaaaaaattaaaataaaagaaaaaaaaagctttgggtgttttttttaatatctaagGTGTTTGTGTAGTGGTGAAGGAAAAAAAAGTCTATATttgtttggaaaaaaaaaaatttttgatactcaaaaaaaaaaaaaaaaaacaaataagaaaaaaaacagttAGAGGTGCTGATGTGTGTTTCACTTTCCAAATAAATGCGAGTGTGGTATGTGTGTGTGGTGACTTTATATAAATGTGaactatttaattatttaattattcaattattttattattatttttttctttatttatatttgataaattttctctgtttttattattataatttttatttttattattatttttatttttatttttatttttatttttatttattattgatttaataattatttttttttcacatcAAAAAACACACAAAATACACAATAAATAGTGAGGGTGAATTAACACAAAGAATTGATTAATAGTGTAGCTACACTAGTTTGTGTGTGAgaatattgtttttgttgttggtatggtatcattttgttttatgtatatatttaataacaaattattatcattattatttattattattattattattattattattattattattattattattattattattattaattattataattattatttttattttttttattttttttattttttttattttctttgtttggaaaaaaaaaaaaaaaaattttatcaaaacaattttattcccaaaaaaataataataaaaaaaaagattatttatgTGTATACCTTTGTGtacaataaattttttttaatttgatttttttgatttagttctttttttttttttgatttgattttttttttttttttttttaaaaataaaataaaataatttttatgcTCCCatggaaaaaaagaaaaaaagtttttcgaataaataaaatcaaaagattttttattttttaattttattttatttttttttttaattttttttttaggggcctaattaataaaaaaaatagatttatggattattattttcaaaaaatgagagaatttaaatccaaaaatttaattttttaatttctaaaattaaatccaaattCAGAGTTTCCTAATGatcataataaataaaaatagattattttttattttaattaaaatttttatatatttttttttttttatttttttattttttttttttttttaaaaattaaaacttttttttttaataagtaaaaaaagttaatattaatttatggTTTGAAACTgttaacaaattcaacaccTCTTACTGGAACTTCTTGGAGGTAAACGTTGGTAAAGAGTTCACGAGCTTGTGGTAATGGAGCAGCGATAGCTTTTTCAGAGGCTTTTTCCATTTCATCTCTAACGGTTTCTTCGATGGCAGCGAGTTGATCTTCAGTTGCGATTTTATTGTCCAAGATGATTTGACGAATGTTTTCAATTGGATCTCTAGTTTGTCTAACGTGGTTAACTTCTTCTCTTGTACGATAAGTGATACCTGGATCAGACATAGAGTGACCTACATAACGATAGGTATCCATTTCTAAAATGATTGGACCATTACCAGCTCTACACCATTCAGCGGCGTATTTACCAGCTTCTTTGACGGCGAAAACATCCATACCATCGACTTTTAAGCCTGCAACATAGTGACCACGAGTATAGAAATCGTGACCAGCAGTTGATCTCTTTTGAGAGGTACCCATACCgtatttattgttttcacAAATGAAAATGACTGGAAGTTTCCAGAGTGAAGCCATGTTGAAGGCTTCAAATAATTGACCTTGATTGGCAGCACCATCACCATACATGGCTAAACAAACATTACCGGTCTTATTGTACTTTTGTGCAAAGGCAATACCAGCACCAAGTGGACATTGAGCACCAACaataccattaccaccataGAAATTCTTTGTAAACATATGCATTGAACCACCTTTACCCTTTGAACAACCAGTTTCtttcattaataattctGCAAAAATTTCTTCTGGTGTTGCTCCTCTTGATAACATATAAGTGTGATCTCTGTATGCTGTAATAATATGATCATCTTTAGTAATTGCACTTTCTAAACCTGCACAAACAGcttcctaaaaaaaaaaaagaaaaaaaaaaaattaaaaaaattattaataaattttaaatataaaataaaatttgaattcaattaatttattccaTTCATTCATCAATTCATTCATCAACTGATTCATCAATTCATTCATCCTATTCTTCATTCATTaactttaaatttctttaattataaattcattatattgatttaattctttattttgatttacttGTTTTCAATTGTAAAATGTATAAATcgtcattcattcattcattctttctttctttatttttattttttttatttttattttttttttttttttatgtatgAATAGTGATTGAATGGAATGcattgttgatgatgatgataatgataatgatgatgatgatggaaaAAACATTGATAGAATTGATTTAtctatataatttaaatatactCACTTGACCAGTGTATAAATGACAGAAACctctaattaatttttttttgtataaacCATCACAAACAGTTTCGAGTCTTCTAAATCTTGACATTTCAGTGAAGAATGAAATGAGTTCATCTTTGTTGGTAACAGTTGAGTCAGATGGACCATCACATAAGTATGTATCggcttttttaaaattgtgtTTAATTTCACCACTCTTTGAGGCAAAAGTTCTTATCTattttaacaataataataaaaaaaaaattttaaaaaattaataattaatttacaatttattgtctttattaattatcaaaactattattattattaatcagAGAGAGAAgaagatttattttattttataattctttttttttttttttttttaataaaaaagtaaaaaaaaagaaaacaaaaataatatttacatGTCCTAGTGCTTTACTGTtgacttttaaaaaatttgataacattttttattttggtttgTGAAAGaatgtgaaaataaaaaaaaaaaaatttctttatgaacaacaaaaaaaaaaaaaaaaaattaaaaaaaaatttaaaaaaaattaaaaaaataaaattttttttttttcaaaaagtgTTGTGAAAAAAGacttatttaaatatttagttAGTGtgtattttatcttttttttttttttttttttaatattggatGAATATTCTAATTGAGTAAATGTAacctaaaattaattttttattggtttttttttttttttttttttttttgtaaattaattaattggaaaaatttaattcattttttcttttttttaattaattataattttttttaattattattttttattttaaaatcgtAGAAAATAAAATCGGAAGTATGTTAACagattaaatatattaattttttttaaattttttttttttttattttttattttattatattaacgAAGTTTTTTTGAACTAATAAtgtgaatttataaattatgaaataaatatttatttatcttgACCATACAATTTGCTCATATCACTAGCAAAATcttcttttgttttatttaatttagcATAgtcatctttttctttttgaatttgaattgatttttgttctaaaatctaaaattattggaagttaaaaaataaattaatttagttaTTACcgatatttaaatatttgaaaataaaaatattttgaatggataaaaaaaaataaaaaaaataaaataaaataatttttcaaaaatatattttattttttttttttacaaaaataaataaataattttttataataaaatgtcaAATTgtgaatagaaaaaaaaaaaaaaaaaaaaaaaaaaaaaaaaaaaaaaaaaaaaaaaaaaaaaaaaaattttaataataataataataataataataataataaaaatatttacattaatttcttttaattgatgagCAGTGAAATCATATAATGGTGAACCTGGACCAGCTCTATAAAAGAATCTTGATTTTGAACCTTTTTTAGCAACTTGAGGTTCCATTGAATCTATATTTTCTCTTCTTTTGAGAAGTTCTCTTGCGGTTGGTGCTTTAACTTTTGATATAGTTAAAAGATCCTCCAAGGATTCTGATTCTGTagtatatttgatttttgcTACCAATTCCATGAGATcgttttgaattttttcgTTGTTATTCAATTCTTGGGTGATCGATTGTGCTGAACCTAAATTTGGTGCTAAATATTTCTCAACTCCAACTAAACCTTTTGCTAAAACTGGTTTCAATATATCGattggtttattaattggtgattttgaaagatctttaaataattcataaGAATCAAAATTTGATACTTTTTCACGCTTTAATTTATCATAAACACGTTTTGATACTAATCTCTTTGcataaaaacatttttgaATATATTGTTGTGGATttgaatttacaattaatcTACTTGTTgatgacattttttttttattcttttttttgtgtcaaatttacaaattctGGAGAATTTGAtcaataatattactatGAAAATGTTGTTcgagtaaaaaaaaaaaaaaaaaaaaatgaaaaaaaattgatcaaaaaaaaaaaatataaaataaaaaaaaaataaaaataaaaaaaaaaaaaaaaaattgaaaaaaaaaaaaaaaatttgaaaaaaaaaaatgaaaatatttctttttttatttctatattttaaaacataactttatttattattttggaaaaaaataatactaataataaataaataaataaattaattaaattaaaaatttaaaaaaagaaataaagaaaacccaatttaaatttttattttttttattttttttttattttttttatttttttatttttttatttatctatttattttaaataataataataataataataaaatatttaattactatttttttaagttttaaaTCAAGAGATTAGCTCTATTTTTCGGGCCAAATAGGATATTTTAGGGAAGCACCTAAGccattacttttttttatataagcattatattttattttgaatattaaaattaacaacatcaaaacatcaacaaaattaaaataagcAACAACATTTCAATACACTTGAAAATATAACCTGGTTAaaaagcttttttttttttttttttttttttatttttatttttttttggattttttttttttttttttttttttttttttttgtttttttttctttttctttttttattttattttatttttttttatttttttattattttttttttttttttaaaaatttaaattaataccGATTTACTTTAAAGTAAaagtaaaaacaaaaatagaaataaaaatttaactttaaaagaacaaaagaaaagaaaagaagaaaaaaaaaaaaaaaaaaaaaaaaaaatacacacAAAATGGATGAGGgtatgaattattattttaaaaagaaaacctACATGACAcacaaattatattatattaatatactttacaaataaatatacaCATATAcacactactaccaccacacacacacacacacacatattatatataaatatttgtttattaacatattatatttacaaaaataataataataataataataataaaaataaaaagacaTTTCAAATGAcccaaaaaataaacatttcAATGAAGATATAAATTCAGTATTATTGCAATTCTCTAAATCTACAGAATGGGCAGATTTCGTAAAATGTTTAGCAAAGTTTGCAAAAGTATTTGAAAAGTATCCAAAATCAACctatattcaaaataaattaatggtATCAAAAAGATTATCACAATGTTTAAATCCATCATTGCCAAGTGGTTGTCATATGAAAGCATTAGAAACTtatgaattaatattttcaagaattggtgtaagtttttttttattttttattttttattttttttatttattttttatttatttttttttttaaaataataataataataaatattaataatattatattatatttttatagcAAGAAAGATTATCAAAAGATATTGCAATATATGCAACTGGTCTATTCCCATTATTTCATTTAGCAAGTACAGATGTTAGAGTAAAGATAGTATCACTCTATGAGAGACATATATTGACATTGGGATTAAGATTAATATCATGTTTGAATGGTGTTGTGTCATCGATTTTACCAGGTTTAGAAGAGGGTCAAGGTGAAGCATTTGAACAAGTTAAAAAGTTATTAGATGGTTTATGTCAATCAACCTCAACGACTCTTTTCTATCAAGCACTTTGGAAAACTTTAATTACAACACCATATAATCGTTTAGcaactttaaattatttattattacgtTTACCAAAAAATGTTGATGCTTCAAACCAAAGTAAGTGtactttaataaataatataaaataaataatataaaataaatattaatattttattcatttatttatttatttataatagttATGTATTTACCAGAAAAAGATACATTAGTAACACAAGCAATTACAAATTCATTATCTGATAAGAGCATTTTAGTACAAAGAAATATATTGGAATTAATTACAgttaatttttcattgaaTGGAAATGTATTTTCGGCAGAGGCAACGGAAACAATTGTAAAATCAGCGATTATGGTTGTAACTAATAAAGATATGTCATTGAATAAGAGATTGTATACTTGGTTATTGGGTGATAGTGATTCAACACATACAAAATCATATGAtccaaaatattttgaaaattatgcAAAACAACCAACTGTAAAtgcattaaaatcattttttagaAATACTTTAGAATTTTTCGAATATTTAGAACAACAAGCATTATTagattcatcatcttcatcatcatcacaacaaacacaacaacaaacacaaaCACAACAAACACAACAAACACAACAAAATTGTAATATAGATTCAAATGGTACAGCACAAGTTGTAGTAACATATTTTGGTAGTACATTAAATTCAGGTATTGGtagtaatgaaattattttaccatttaaaattttaatattcttttttcaaAAGGAAGAGTTTCAAACGATTATCAAAGATATTTTACCAGATATTTTAAAGTATATCTTTACATTTAAGGATGGTTATTCGTTTAGTAAGGACGTTATAAAGTATACCGATGATTTATTAGAGACAATTAGTGATCATAGTACAATTTGGGAATTGTTTAGTCAATTGTTGGAATGTGGTACCAATGGTAAAATGAGTTCAATCGAGTCGGTTAAATTGGTAGAATGCATTTTGGATATTATGCCATTATCAACTGAAGAGGtacaattgaattatttaccATCATTATTGAAAACAATGATAAATTCAATGTTTCATATCGTAGAGATTCAAGATCATCAATTAATCATTCAATATACTCAATTACTCTTAAAAATAACTGGTAAAATAATAGTTGATTCACCATcttctttaaatttcttaGTTACAGCAATAGATTCTTATCAAGattatttcttaaaaatttctGATTATgttcaaaaacaattacaattacaacaagttcaacaacaacaaccacaagttcaacaacaagttcaacaacaacaacaacaacaacaacaagtttcacaacaatttaatatttcaacatcatcatcatcatcatcaccacagcaattttcattatcaagtggtaatagtaacaataacaataataataataataataatagtaataataataataataataataataataatagtatgaattcaatttattttgcAAATTCAgatatttttgtaattttagatttatcaTTTCAAATGTTAGTTGGATTAATTTCACAATTTAAAGGTGGACAATCTAATGCAGGATTATCAACATCACCACAACAATCATCGCCAACATTAGAGTCAGCACCGAAATGGTTTTATCCAGTATTTGGATTTTGTGAAAGTGAGAATCCATTCATAAGTTGTTTGGCGATTAAAACGTTTATTAGTTTAGCTAATAAACATGGTGATATGGTGATGAGTAGATCATTTAAGAATATTATAACACCAGATCATTTTCATCGTTTAGCAAAAAAGTTATGGTCGTTGTTAGATCCGATCTATAGTGCAATTCATTATCGTGTGGCATCATTGTTCATATTGTTACGAGAATTGAATGAAGAGGGTACAAGTAGTGTTATTGCAGACGCAATGTtggattcaaatttaatcaatCGTACTGAAGGCTATCAAAAGTTTGCCCTACTTTGGAGATTAACTGGTGAATTGGGTAATTCGTCATTACCATTCTCAAATACTCTATTCCTCATGTTGGATTCACTTAGCAATGATCAACCAATCATTAGATTAACTGGTCATACTTGGTTGGCTGATTCAATCTCTAGAGCTGAACGTATCTTGGATCcattattaaagatattattagataaatcaacaattcgTTTCAATAATACTTATCAAACCATCTATGATACTCGTCGTGTTATCTATGTAtttaaaatcttaaaaactataatcgaatgtgattttaaattatttattcaacatgtaattgaaaaaccaatttcaaaagatgTAATATCCTTAAATGATTTACAAACTTCAAGTTTTAgagaatcaaataataaatatactagtaataatacaaataataataatacaaataataataatcaaataaataataataatcaaataaataatacataTAGCGGTTTTAGTAgcggtaataataataaattaaataataataataataataataataataataatccaaatataaCAACAGAAACTTCAtcagattttttatttataccaACAAATAgttata is a window encoding:
- the pdhA gene encoding pyruvate dehydrogenase E1 alpha subunit, which encodes MLSNFLKVNSKALGHIRTFASKSGEIKHNFKKADTYLCDGPSDSTVTNKDELISFFTEMSRFRRLETVCDGLYKKKLIRGFCHLYTGQEAVCAGLESAITKDDHIITAYRDHTYMLSRGATPEEIFAELLMKETGCSKGKGGSMHMFTKNFYGGNGIVGAQCPLGAGIAFAQKYNKTGNVCLAMYGDGAANQGQLFEAFNMASLWKLPVIFICENNKYGMGTSQKRSTAGHDFYTRGHYVAGLKVDGMDVFAVKEAGKYAAEWCRAGNGPIILEMDTYRYVGHSMSDPGITYRTREEVNHVRQTRDPIENIRQIILDNKIATEDQLAAIEETVRDEMEKASEKAIAAPLPQARELFTNVYLQEVPVRGVEFVNSFKP